A region from the Adhaeribacter swui genome encodes:
- the traK gene encoding conjugative transposon protein TraK gives MIKTLENKIKLAFAVSVGSFITSLAVVGFVCFFAYSLINDQRKKIYVLDHNVPLLVQQTNLGVNRQVEMESHINMFHLLFFTLPPDDAYIKNNLTKAMYLVDETGLAQYNNLKEKGYYNSILASSALLTIQTDSIVIDANRHFRYYAKQRLERETSILKRLLVTEGDLQDVPRTENNPHGFIIKNWKTVINKDLEHEAKKSF, from the coding sequence ATGATTAAAACATTAGAAAACAAGATAAAATTAGCTTTTGCCGTAAGCGTCGGCAGCTTTATTACCAGCCTGGCAGTCGTTGGTTTTGTTTGCTTCTTTGCCTATTCGCTGATCAATGACCAGCGCAAAAAAATATACGTGCTCGATCATAACGTACCTCTTCTGGTGCAGCAAACCAATTTAGGGGTAAACCGGCAGGTAGAAATGGAAAGCCATATTAATATGTTCCACCTCTTATTTTTCACCCTGCCCCCGGATGATGCTTATATTAAAAATAACCTGACGAAAGCAATGTACCTGGTGGATGAAACCGGCCTGGCCCAGTACAATAACTTAAAAGAAAAAGGGTACTACAACTCCATCCTGGCCAGCTCTGCGCTGCTAACCATTCAAACCGATAGCATTGTAATTGATGCGAACCGTCATTTTCGCTACTACGCCAAGCAGCGCTTAGAGCGGGAAACTTCCATTCTTAAACGCTTGCTGGTAACGGAAGGCGACTTACAGGATGTGCCACGCACCGAAAACAACCCCCATGGCTTTATTATCAAAAACTGGAAAACCGTCATAAATAAAGACCTGGAGCATGAAGCCAAGAAATCCTTTTAG
- the traM gene encoding conjugative transposon protein TraM produces the protein MNKIDFKKPKYVLPIIVLPFICIINWVCLDFFPAAKAKDPKHTLQEEEQIITALPDPELAKKDINNKLGAGLAEHKHDRDYSAVREIEEEQAPESTYRSVYTEEEKRIIDSMNTAALTNKPNADFMGQVEKRQRTDRSRYLASSPGARSRPRRIETPEEREMRLFKAQMKYIDSLGKASEAPAKPTLQNRMQEPVSPKEEVSEAMAVRKTANPNTAYFNTVKNDGPEQFIKAILDEGLKLRQGGRIRVRLLDDIYVSDYEIEKGSYLYGIVSGFSAQRVEITISSLLYGNQIIPVNLSIYDNDGLGGLYVPASQFREFTKELASNTTSGQSINLDNGPDNTNQMVFSMLEKMAQTTTRAVSRSARQNKAKLKYNTVVYLIDNKAKK, from the coding sequence ATGAACAAGATTGATTTTAAAAAACCGAAGTACGTGCTCCCCATCATTGTGCTGCCATTTATCTGCATCATCAACTGGGTATGTCTGGATTTCTTTCCTGCGGCCAAGGCGAAAGATCCGAAGCACACTTTACAGGAAGAAGAACAAATCATAACGGCGCTACCGGACCCGGAACTAGCAAAAAAAGACATTAACAATAAACTGGGCGCCGGGTTAGCAGAACATAAACACGACCGGGATTATTCGGCAGTCCGGGAAATTGAAGAGGAACAAGCCCCCGAGAGCACTTACCGCAGCGTTTACACAGAAGAAGAAAAAAGGATTATTGACAGCATGAACACCGCTGCGCTGACCAATAAACCCAATGCTGACTTTATGGGGCAGGTGGAAAAACGGCAGCGCACAGACCGCAGCCGTTACCTGGCATCTTCCCCCGGTGCCCGCTCCCGACCCCGCCGAATAGAAACGCCCGAAGAACGGGAAATGCGCCTGTTTAAAGCCCAGATGAAATACATTGATAGTTTGGGCAAGGCCTCTGAAGCTCCGGCAAAACCCACTCTGCAAAATCGCATGCAAGAACCAGTATCGCCCAAAGAAGAAGTTTCGGAAGCAATGGCTGTTCGCAAAACAGCGAACCCCAACACCGCTTACTTTAACACGGTTAAAAATGATGGCCCGGAACAATTCATCAAAGCTATTTTGGATGAAGGTTTAAAATTAAGGCAAGGTGGCCGGATCCGGGTTCGGCTGCTGGATGATATTTACGTGAGTGATTACGAAATCGAAAAGGGGAGTTACCTCTACGGCATTGTAAGCGGGTTTTCGGCGCAGCGGGTAGAAATTACAATCAGTTCGCTGCTTTACGGTAACCAGATTATACCGGTGAACCTGAGTATTTATGATAACGATGGTTTGGGTGGCCTGTACGTTCCAGCCTCGCAGTTCCGGGAGTTTACCAAAGAACTTGCCTCCAACACCACCAGCGGCCAAAGTATCAACCTGGACAATGGCCCCGACAACACCAATCAAATGGTTTTTTCTATGCTGGAGAAAATGGCGCAAACCACTACCAGGGCCGTTAGTCGTTCGGCCCGGCAGAACAAGGCCAAGCTCAAATACAACACTGTAGTTTACTTAATTGATAATAAAGCCAAGAAATAA
- the traN gene encoding conjugative transposon protein TraN, translating into MKNILSVLIALAIGLPGFCQTKTTPVIYVNESISTHFISPEPIKYVDISTDEIAGDIPVDNIFRIKPKHANAKPGIVTIVGERYMVQYKLSYAATNQASTEVRIDPTLVDDYLNPGVSMSQQDMKRFSLLAIQRQPKKNVAVSRSNKMVATVNNIYTIGDYFFIDVSMRNKSNIKYDIDQIRFKIEGKKQVKATNFQQLEVHPVHQLQYLDSFKHKYRNVFVFQKFTFPDEKVFNIEVAEKQVSGRTISVKIDYKDVLKADTL; encoded by the coding sequence ATGAAAAACATCTTATCTGTTTTAATCGCGTTGGCTATCGGCCTTCCCGGTTTCTGCCAAACTAAAACCACTCCGGTTATTTATGTGAACGAAAGTATTTCCACGCACTTTATCAGCCCGGAGCCCATCAAGTACGTCGATATTTCCACAGATGAAATTGCCGGCGATATACCGGTGGATAATATTTTCCGGATAAAGCCCAAGCACGCCAACGCTAAACCCGGCATTGTTACCATCGTGGGGGAACGGTACATGGTCCAGTATAAACTCAGCTACGCGGCTACCAACCAAGCATCCACAGAAGTTAGAATTGACCCAACGCTGGTAGATGATTATTTAAACCCCGGCGTATCCATGAGCCAGCAGGATATGAAGCGCTTTTCCCTTCTGGCCATCCAACGGCAACCTAAAAAGAATGTGGCGGTTTCCCGAAGCAATAAAATGGTAGCGACGGTAAATAATATCTATACTATCGGAGACTACTTTTTTATTGATGTGTCGATGCGAAATAAAAGTAATATCAAATATGATATAGACCAGATCCGCTTTAAAATCGAAGGTAAAAAACAGGTGAAGGCCACCAACTTCCAGCAACTCGAAGTACACCCCGTGCACCAGCTGCAGTACCTGGACAGCTTTAAACATAAGTACCGCAATGTATTTGTGTTTCAGAAATTCACCTTCCCGGATGAAAAAGTATTTAACATAGAAGTAGCTGAAAAACAGGTAAGCGGCCGCACGATTTCCGTGAAAATAGACTATAAAGATGTTTTAAAAGCCGATACTCTCTGA
- a CDS encoding type IV secretory system conjugative DNA transfer family protein has translation MEESSEQKKIYAFLQAVVYFTLFVEFIVYFLQDAAFTESFRLVLHRLQRITIYQHIYLSKAFTFFLILIVAIGTKARKDLEYNPVKHVYLPLFFGFIFFFGSGYFYYHPSSKILFDGVTTTEAVYMVCSLIGAVLINIALDNISKHIQSGLMKDKFNVENESFEQSQELINTPYSVNIPMLFYYKKKINPGFINIVNPFRATLLIGTPGSGKSFSVVVPFIKQMMAKGFTMALYDFKFPDLGKVAYYHYLVNKKKGIMKDFKFHTINFNSVEHSRRFNPLKPEYLPTLADATETAEALLQSLTKNDKESGAAQFFTQSAVNFLASCIFFLSRYQDGKYSTFPHVLSFINLSYDEIFEMLFSEPQLTSLLAPFRSAYKNKAFDQLEGQIGTLRINVGRLATKETYWVLSGDDINLKITDPKNPSILIIANDPATQSINSACNALILNRMTKLINSKGNLPCGLLIDESPTLYVHKVENLIATARSNKIAVLLGLQELPQLKQQYGREAADTICSVAANVISGSVRNKDTLDWLEKLFGKVRQQKQGVSIDRSRTSISMNEEMGPLIPASKIATLSAGEVVGQVALDSNNYDGQHVNSTYNCKVNLDVKQIAKEEELYINTPIFYNFGTPSERDKTLEKNFARINKEMESLKDYFYA, from the coding sequence ATGGAAGAATCAAGCGAACAAAAAAAGATTTACGCCTTTTTGCAGGCGGTGGTTTATTTCACGCTGTTTGTGGAGTTTATAGTATACTTTTTACAGGATGCGGCATTTACGGAGAGCTTCCGTCTGGTGCTCCACCGGCTGCAGCGGATAACCATTTACCAGCACATCTATCTATCCAAAGCCTTTACTTTCTTTTTGATTTTGATCGTGGCCATTGGCACCAAAGCCCGAAAGGATCTGGAGTACAATCCGGTGAAACACGTTTACCTACCCTTGTTCTTCGGGTTTATTTTCTTTTTTGGCAGTGGCTACTTTTATTACCATCCCAGCAGTAAGATTTTATTTGATGGGGTAACCACTACGGAGGCCGTGTATATGGTTTGCTCACTTATCGGCGCGGTGCTGATCAATATTGCCCTGGATAATATTTCCAAGCACATTCAAAGCGGGCTGATGAAAGATAAATTCAACGTCGAGAATGAATCTTTTGAGCAAAGCCAGGAGCTGATCAACACGCCATACAGCGTAAACATACCCATGCTCTTTTACTATAAAAAGAAGATAAACCCCGGTTTCATCAACATTGTAAACCCTTTCCGTGCTACGCTGCTGATTGGTACACCCGGCTCGGGTAAATCTTTTTCAGTGGTAGTGCCCTTTATCAAGCAAATGATGGCAAAAGGTTTTACCATGGCCCTGTATGATTTCAAGTTTCCGGACTTAGGCAAAGTGGCTTATTACCATTACCTGGTTAATAAGAAAAAGGGCATAATGAAAGATTTTAAGTTTCACACCATCAACTTTAACAGCGTAGAACATAGCCGGCGGTTTAACCCATTAAAACCGGAGTATCTACCCACCCTGGCCGATGCCACCGAAACCGCGGAGGCCTTATTGCAAAGCTTAACCAAGAATGATAAAGAGTCCGGCGCCGCCCAGTTTTTTACCCAGTCGGCGGTAAACTTTCTGGCCAGTTGCATCTTTTTTTTAAGCCGCTACCAGGACGGTAAATATTCTACCTTCCCGCACGTGCTGTCTTTTATCAATTTAAGTTATGATGAGATTTTTGAAATGCTTTTTTCTGAGCCGCAGTTAACCAGTTTGCTTGCCCCTTTCCGGTCCGCGTATAAGAATAAAGCTTTTGATCAGCTGGAGGGCCAGATAGGTACGCTCCGGATTAACGTGGGCCGCCTGGCCACCAAGGAAACTTACTGGGTTTTATCCGGGGATGATATTAATTTAAAAATAACGGATCCTAAAAACCCATCTATTTTAATCATTGCCAATGACCCGGCCACCCAGAGTATTAATAGCGCCTGCAACGCCCTGATATTAAACCGCATGACCAAGCTTATAAATTCAAAGGGGAACCTGCCCTGTGGCTTGCTCATAGATGAATCTCCTACCTTGTACGTGCATAAGGTAGAAAACTTGATTGCTACTGCCAGAAGCAATAAAATAGCCGTTCTTTTAGGCCTTCAGGAGTTGCCGCAGTTGAAGCAACAGTACGGCCGGGAAGCGGCTGATACTATCTGCTCGGTCGCTGCCAATGTTATTTCCGGGTCGGTGCGGAACAAAGATACTTTGGATTGGCTGGAAAAACTTTTTGGCAAAGTAAGGCAACAGAAGCAGGGGGTTAGCATCGATCGGAGCCGGACATCTATTTCTATGAATGAAGAGATGGGCCCCTTGATTCCTGCTTCAAAAATTGCTACCTTATCTGCCGGGGAAGTCGTTGGGCAAGTGGCACTTGATAGCAATAATTACGATGGCCAGCACGTAAACAGTACGTATAACTGTAAAGTGAATTTAGATGTAAAACAGATTGCAAAAGAAGAGGAATTATACATAAATACGCCAATCTTTTATAATTTTGGAACACCGTCGGAGCGGGATAAAACATTAGAAAAAAACTTCGCCAGAATCAATAAAGAAATGGAATCACTTAAAGATTATTTCTACGCATGA
- a CDS encoding helix-turn-helix domain-containing protein — protein MKLTLPEIGERLQTFRKTLGFTQKDIAESLNVQQNAISRFEKGSGGSLELLLDLVNYFDGHFLAYSLFADQFEVIKRGEDVPGNTIYNKIALERLKVLKNDLAEKTEEVAEIINLMETKED, from the coding sequence ATGAAATTAACGCTACCAGAAATCGGAGAACGGTTGCAGACCTTTAGAAAGACATTAGGGTTCACGCAAAAAGACATAGCTGAATCGCTAAATGTGCAGCAAAATGCGATATCCCGGTTTGAAAAGGGATCGGGGGGAAGCCTGGAGCTGCTTCTGGATCTGGTAAATTATTTCGATGGGCACTTTCTGGCTTATTCGCTTTTTGCCGATCAGTTTGAAGTAATTAAGCGTGGGGAAGATGTGCCCGGTAATACCATTTACAATAAGATTGCCTTGGAGCGGCTGAAAGTTTTAAAAAACGACCTGGCCGAAAAAACAGAAGAGGTAGCGGAAATCATTAATTTAATGGAAACCAAAGAAGATTAA
- a CDS encoding M23 family metallopeptidase, translating into MKLSLLLILFFLIASSTQAQFNTVKKQKPLLEIQADTVNQPGTTSNPENLPKPASVKPDYLAASMPLTAPYINSGYGNRMDPLTGKTRFHAGIDFKGASDSVMVILPGRVSKVGYSGGLGNYVEVTHADFTTVYGHLSGIAVREGMYIKAGTLIGLTGSTGRSTGDHLHFALKYKGRIVNPTPFLDEIYRATELNYRRKITALGNN; encoded by the coding sequence ATGAAACTCTCTTTACTTTTAATTCTTTTCTTTTTAATTGCTTCTTCGACCCAGGCGCAATTTAACACGGTTAAAAAGCAGAAGCCTTTGTTAGAGATACAGGCAGACACGGTAAACCAACCAGGTACAACATCAAATCCGGAAAATTTGCCTAAACCCGCCTCCGTAAAGCCAGATTATCTGGCCGCCTCCATGCCGCTCACCGCTCCGTACATTAATAGTGGCTACGGTAACCGGATGGATCCATTAACCGGGAAAACCAGGTTTCACGCGGGCATTGATTTTAAAGGAGCTTCGGATTCAGTAATGGTAATTTTACCCGGCAGGGTTAGTAAGGTGGGTTATTCTGGTGGGCTGGGGAACTACGTGGAAGTAACCCACGCTGATTTTACTACGGTGTATGGCCACCTGTCAGGTATTGCAGTAAGGGAAGGGATGTATATCAAAGCCGGCACTCTGATTGGGTTAACGGGTAGTACCGGCCGCAGCACCGGGGATCACCTGCACTTTGCCCTAAAATATAAAGGCAGGATTGTTAACCCTACCCCTTTTTTAGATGAAATTTATCGCGCTACCGAACTCAACTACCGCAGAAAAATAACGGCATTGGGTAACAATTAA
- a CDS encoding DUF4099 domain-containing protein: MKFDIKDLPYSQFEQLGMSKRDVIKMNPQDLASMLNGGRTNLIPLTIALGNGINPIEAEVKLSLVRNPDNTVSLNVHPIQNQPKNTIGAIPAQWEQLLKGEIIIKEAKTFNGSVEPHLYQLDKQTNELLSARVNSIQVPNFIQGIAISSEQKEQLKQGQAIELEGKSAKEGFVIRLDLNEARGYKLLTREQSMEQAPGIKPNLPLEEFSIKETPRTTIKM; the protein is encoded by the coding sequence ATGAAGTTCGACATAAAAGACCTGCCTTATTCTCAATTTGAGCAGTTGGGTATGAGCAAAAGAGACGTTATTAAAATGAATCCCCAGGATTTAGCCAGCATGCTAAATGGCGGTCGAACGAACTTGATACCTTTAACTATTGCTTTAGGAAATGGAATAAACCCAATTGAAGCCGAAGTAAAATTAAGCCTGGTCCGCAACCCGGATAATACGGTTTCATTGAATGTACACCCGATACAAAACCAGCCTAAAAACACCATTGGCGCTATTCCGGCGCAATGGGAGCAGCTTCTTAAAGGGGAAATAATTATTAAGGAAGCTAAAACTTTCAATGGGAGCGTGGAGCCGCATCTTTACCAATTAGATAAACAAACCAACGAGCTCCTTTCAGCCCGGGTAAACAGCATTCAGGTTCCTAATTTTATTCAGGGCATCGCTATTTCCTCGGAGCAAAAAGAACAATTAAAACAAGGCCAGGCCATTGAGCTGGAGGGCAAGAGTGCTAAAGAAGGCTTTGTTATTCGCCTGGACTTAAACGAAGCCCGCGGCTACAAACTACTTACCCGGGAGCAATCTATGGAGCAGGCGCCAGGCATAAAGCCCAATTTACCGCTGGAAGAATTTAGTATCAAGGAAACACCACGGACCACTATTAAAATGTAA
- a CDS encoding DUF3991 domain-containing protein, translated as MNFQEYKERIPITSVAESLGYQVNLKKGRNPLEFKHADGDTVLIDPVKELYYNRDGTNDRGDVIAFVKNRLTRFNVSFQHEIVGINKVLQSYANEGPAPARNYHVPESRNFDHRRYEVAKSSLFKLHYLSQERGLDPETIKHFAPFINLVKDTAQASGRPYENIGFPLTKPGSNEVVGWDLRNYGFKGVAAGSDRQNGMWIADFAGKPERTLHVYFGENPIDLMSFYQLYKNKLDVENAAFISFGGGIAKSQMKAALSYWPEAKKHTIFDNDYQGKMYDIAMAVHLSNKNIPLPEKKADSLLFKLPGKEFEIAIDKISLKAFETASGIRSGITVHKATGQSNGVPFKDFNDIIHPKNNTTSQQKTFRL; from the coding sequence ATGAATTTTCAAGAATATAAAGAGCGCATTCCCATTACGTCGGTAGCAGAATCTTTAGGCTACCAGGTTAACTTGAAAAAAGGCCGTAACCCGTTGGAGTTTAAACACGCCGATGGGGATACTGTTTTGATTGACCCGGTGAAGGAGCTTTACTATAACCGTGATGGTACCAATGACCGGGGCGATGTGATCGCTTTTGTAAAAAACCGGCTAACCCGCTTTAACGTTTCTTTTCAGCACGAGATTGTAGGCATTAATAAGGTGCTGCAATCCTACGCCAATGAAGGGCCTGCTCCAGCAAGAAACTACCATGTTCCTGAGTCAAGAAATTTTGACCATCGCCGTTATGAAGTGGCTAAATCTTCTCTCTTTAAGTTGCACTATCTGTCGCAGGAGCGGGGCCTGGACCCGGAAACAATTAAACACTTTGCCCCATTTATCAACCTGGTTAAAGATACTGCCCAGGCCAGCGGCCGGCCATACGAAAACATAGGCTTTCCTTTAACTAAACCCGGAAGTAATGAAGTAGTTGGGTGGGATTTAAGGAACTATGGCTTTAAGGGTGTAGCCGCCGGCAGTGACCGCCAAAACGGGATGTGGATTGCTGATTTTGCCGGTAAGCCAGAGCGAACGCTGCATGTCTATTTTGGTGAAAACCCGATTGATTTAATGAGCTTCTACCAACTTTATAAAAATAAGCTGGACGTAGAGAATGCAGCCTTTATCAGCTTCGGCGGCGGTATAGCTAAGAGCCAGATGAAAGCAGCGCTTAGCTACTGGCCCGAGGCCAAAAAGCACACCATATTTGATAATGACTACCAAGGCAAGATGTACGATATCGCCATGGCCGTACACCTGAGCAATAAAAATATTCCTTTGCCCGAGAAGAAAGCCGACAGCTTATTATTTAAACTACCAGGCAAAGAGTTTGAAATCGCAATAGATAAAATTAGTCTGAAAGCTTTCGAAACCGCCTCCGGTATAAGGTCCGGAATTACTGTGCATAAGGCCACCGGCCAAAGCAACGGGGTACCCTTCAAAGATTTTAATGACATTATTCATCCAAAGAATAACACGACAAGCCAACAAAAGACGTTTAGGCTTTAA
- a CDS encoding beta-barrel fold lipoprotein produces the protein MKTLNYLFGLLFFTLFLAGCSDKKDDPDPVDETATFRVDFSQSGDYQKFTKILTISGGEFKYRGTNDIVPAALIGDDLNTAGFSVEASNVRELKISALTDFSPVEDAPATMTMKFSVFRNGTLLEEKTFTYTDATKDKSEDLTYKAK, from the coding sequence ATGAAAACTTTAAATTACTTATTCGGATTGTTGTTTTTTACCTTGTTTTTAGCCGGTTGTTCCGATAAAAAGGATGATCCGGATCCGGTAGATGAAACCGCCACTTTTCGGGTAGATTTTTCTCAGTCAGGCGATTACCAGAAATTTACTAAAATCCTGACCATTAGCGGCGGGGAGTTTAAATACCGTGGCACCAATGATATCGTGCCAGCTGCTTTAATCGGGGATGATTTAAATACCGCTGGCTTTTCGGTGGAGGCTTCCAATGTTCGGGAATTAAAGATTTCCGCTTTAACGGATTTCTCACCGGTAGAAGATGCCCCGGCCACTATGACTATGAAATTTTCTGTTTTCCGGAATGGCACCTTGCTGGAGGAGAAAACCTTTACTTACACGGATGCCACCAAAGATAAAAGTGAAGATTTAACGTATAAGGCTAAGTAA
- a CDS encoding GIY-YIG nuclease family protein: MTTLSQLRLHDWYSFRMEMSRYCRKHLLKRWKEVKAKHYVYFIFDQEPTSAHVRPVYIGCTSSLYWRLVKHSRKIAGASWVYFKEFTSKEEALRYEKRSIKLWKPRLNIKYSDWWQLDLLE, encoded by the coding sequence ATGACCACTCTTTCCCAACTCCGCCTACACGATTGGTACTCCTTCCGGATGGAGATGAGCCGGTATTGCCGAAAGCACTTACTTAAGCGGTGGAAGGAAGTTAAAGCCAAGCATTACGTTTATTTTATTTTCGACCAGGAACCAACCTCGGCGCACGTCCGGCCGGTGTACATTGGGTGTACCAGTTCCCTTTATTGGCGCCTGGTGAAGCACTCCCGCAAAATAGCCGGTGCCAGCTGGGTTTATTTTAAGGAGTTTACCAGTAAAGAAGAAGCGTTACGCTATGAGAAGCGGAGCATTAAATTATGGAAGCCCCGGTTAAATATAAAGTATTCGGACTGGTGGCAATTGGATTTATTAGAATAA